One Hippocampus zosterae strain Florida chromosome 21, ASM2543408v3, whole genome shotgun sequence genomic region harbors:
- the LOC127594193 gene encoding homeodomain-interacting protein kinase 2-like, whose amino-acid sequence MSLYQYQVTEKDTLELKEIRPILQQVALSLQLLKSLGIAHTDLKPDNIMFVDHVHQPLRVKLIDFGTANLISERCKGSELQTLWFRSPEILLGASFNEAIDIWSLGCIAAELFMGKALFPSSDEFDMMRHILRVIGKPPDHLLNTGVYTKQYFRHYLAKNGKKTENLWMFKSKLYSPSCKPCTLNSLYDLLEGCDEQTGEDVDRRSFVDLLVKMLQLDPDERIKPNQILQHPFITMSHLLGNFYDCQYVKSCLDLLGGHLIEASLNQGDFLPSS is encoded by the exons ATGAGTCTTTACCAATACCAGGTCACAGAGAAAGACACTCTGGAGCTCAAAGAAATACGACCTATTCTGCAGCAG GTTGCTTTATCGCTGCAACTCCTCAAGAGCCTGGGGATAGCCCATACCGACCTCAAACCGGATAACATTATGTTCGTGGATCACGTGCATCAGCCACTGAGGGTGAAACTCATCGATTTCGGCACGGCCAATTTGATTTCGGAACGGTGCAAGGGCTCGGAACTTCAGACGCTCTGGTTCAG GTCTCCAGAGATTCTTCTGGGTGCTTCCTTCAATGAGGCGATTGATATCTGGTCTCTCGGCTGTATTGCAGCAGAGCTGTTCATGGGCAAAGCGCTGTTCCCCAGCAGCGATGAGTTTGATATG ATGAGACACATACTTCGAGTCATCGGCAAGCCACCCGATCATCTGCTGAATACCGGAGTCTACACAAAGCAGTATTTCCGACATTACCTTGCCAAAAATGGGAAAAAGACAGAGAACCTTTGGATGTTTAAG TCGAAGCTTTATAGTCCCTCTTGCAAACCCTGCACCCTAAACAGCCTGTATGACCTTCTGGAG GGATGCGATGAACAGACGGGCGAAGATGTGGACAGGAGGAGCTTCGTTGACTTGTTGGTGAAGATGCTGCAGCTGGATCCCGACGAAAGGATCAAACCCAACCAGATTCTTCAACATCCCTTCATTACCATGAGCCACCTCCTCGGCAACTTCTACGACTGCCAATA TGTTAAATCCTGCTTGGATCTCCTGGGCGGGCATTTGATTGAGGCCTCGTTGAACCAAGGAGACTTTCTGCCGTCGTCGTAG